The following proteins are encoded in a genomic region of Porphyrobacter sp. CACIAM 03H1:
- a CDS encoding SspB family protein yields MNSDTPDSLIPYDEIVQEALRAVVGRVLGSIVSGGGTLPGAHHFYITFKTGAPGVSIPPHLRERFPDEMTIVLQNKFWDLEVLPQSFSVSLTFNQVPAKLTIPFAAITAFVDPAVDFGLQFQAAVEELEPEAHEDAENDGPDTDPDGSNVVSIDFGRKK; encoded by the coding sequence ATGAACAGCGACACGCCCGACAGCCTGATCCCCTACGATGAAATCGTGCAGGAAGCCCTGCGCGCCGTGGTCGGCCGGGTGCTCGGTTCGATTGTCAGCGGCGGCGGCACGCTGCCGGGCGCGCACCATTTCTACATCACCTTCAAGACCGGCGCGCCGGGCGTCAGCATCCCGCCGCACCTGCGCGAACGCTTCCCCGACGAGATGACGATCGTGCTCCAGAACAAGTTCTGGGATCTCGAGGTGCTGCCGCAGAGCTTCTCGGTCAGCCTCACCTTCAACCAGGTGCCGGCCAAGCTCACCATCCCCTTTGCCGCGATCACCGCCTTCGTCGATCCGGCGGTGGATTTCGGCCTCCAGTTCCAGGCGGCGGTCGAGGAGCTCGAGCCGGAAGCGCACGAGGATGCCGAGAACGACGGGCCCGACACCGACCCGGACGGCTCGAACGTCGTCAGCATCGATTTCGGGCGCAAGAAATAG
- the hisB gene encoding imidazoleglycerol-phosphate dehydratase HisB — MASIPARTGSVERNTTETKIAIAVNLDGTGAYDVSTGIGFLDHMVEQFSRHSLIDVTMKVEGDLHVDQHHTTEDSAIALGQAIAQALGDKAGIGRYGAAYSPMDETLSRVALDISGRPYLVWKAKFTQEKLGEWDTELIEHWFHSVSQAAGITLHMELLYGTNNHHICESLYKGFARAMRQAVERDPRKGGAIPSTKGQLGG; from the coding sequence ATGGCCAGCATCCCCGCCCGCACCGGCTCGGTTGAGCGAAACACCACCGAGACCAAGATCGCCATTGCCGTCAATCTCGACGGGACCGGCGCCTATGACGTGTCGACCGGCATCGGCTTTCTCGATCACATGGTCGAACAGTTCAGCCGCCATTCGCTGATCGACGTGACGATGAAGGTGGAGGGCGACCTCCATGTCGACCAGCACCACACCACCGAGGATTCGGCGATCGCGCTCGGTCAGGCCATCGCGCAGGCGCTCGGCGACAAGGCCGGGATCGGGCGCTACGGCGCGGCCTATTCGCCGATGGACGAGACCCTGAGCCGCGTGGCGCTCGACATCTCCGGGCGGCCCTATCTGGTGTGGAAGGCGAAGTTCACGCAGGAGAAGCTCGGCGAATGGGACACCGAGCTGATCGAGCACTGGTTCCACTCGGTGAGCCAAGCCGCGGGCATTACGCTCCATATGGAGCTGCTCTACGGCACCAACAATCACCACATCTGCGAGAGCCTCTACAAGGGCTTCGCCCGCGCCATGCGGCAGGCGGTCGAGCGCGATCCGAGGAAGGGCGGGGCGATCCCCTCGACCAAGGGGCAGCTCGGTGGGTGA